GAATTCCAGGATGCGGGACACACCGTGGTAGGTGCTGATTTCGGCGTCTATCGCGGTCTCGTGCGCAGTGGACGGCCGCAGCCTGCCGCCGATGCCGGTGTAGAGGCCCTCGGTGTTCTCCCGGATCACGACGCAGTCGATCGGCCGCCGCGCCTGCTCGCGCAGCGGGCTCAGCCGGTCGTGGAAAAGCGTTGCCGGGCGGTAGTTCACGAAGAGATCCAGCTCGAACCGCAGCCGCAGCAACACCCCTCGCGCGTACTCGGCATCGGCTCGGGCATCGCCGACCGCACCGAGCAGGATGCCGTCGCTGCCGGCAACGCGGTCGAAGTCCTTGTCCGGCAAGGCGACCCCGGTTTCGAGGTAGGTGTCGGCGTTGATGTGGTCGAGGATGTCGAAATCCAGCTCGAGGCCGAGTGTCGCCACGGTTCGGACGGCCTGATCGATCACCTCGGGCCCGATGCCGTCGCCCGGGATCACCGCGATCGTGGTCATGGCCTCGCCTCGCTGAGCAGGTCGGGAGGACTCGGGCTGAGCTGCGGTAGCCAGTATGCGCGCGTGCGTTCGTAGGCGTCGATCGCGTCGGTGCGTTCGAGCGTCACCGCGATCTCGTCCCAGCCGTTGAGGAGCAGCTCCCGCGCACGCGCGTCGACGACGAACGTGTGTCGCAGTGTGTCCGTGCGTATTTCACACGACTGAAGGCTCACCGAGATCTGCCGGCCGGGATCCTGCTCGATCGCCTCGGCCAGCGCGGTCACCGCGGCTGCGGGCAGTTCGACCGCGAGCAGGCCGTTCTTGAAGGCGTTGCGCCGGAAGATATCTCCGAAGCTGCTGGCGACGACCACGGTGAAACCCCAATCCCGCAGCGCCCACACCGCGTGCTCGCGCGAGCTGCCGGTGCCGAAGTTGTGTCCGGCGACCAGGATGCTGGCGCCCGCACTGTCCCGGCGCTCGAGCACGAAATCGGGGTCGGTGCGCCAGTCGGCGAACAGCGCGTCCGCATAGCCGGACTTGGTCAATCGTTTGCAGTACTCCGCCGGGATGATCTGGTCGGTGTCGACATCGCTGCGTCGCAATACCACCGCGCGTCCGAGGTGTTCGGTCAGTGGATTCACAGTTCCCCCAGGGTGTCCGGGTGGGTGAGCCGTCCGGTGACGGCGGTGGCGGCGGCCACCGCCGGTGACACCAGGTGTGTCCGGGCTTGCGCGCCTTGGCGGCCTTCGTAGTTGCGGTTGGAGGTCGACGCGCAGCGGTGGGGGCCGGTGAGCCGATCTTCGTTCATCCCGAGGCACATCGAACAGCCCGACAGTCGCCACTGGGCGCCCGCTCGCTCGAAGATCGTGTCCAGTCCCTCGTCCTCGGCTTGCCTGCGCACCGCCAGTGAGCCGGGCACCACCAGCATCCGCACGGTGCGAGCGACGCTGCGGCCGTGCAGGATCGCCGCGGCCGAGCGCAGATCCTCGATGCGGCTGTTGGTGCAGGACCCGAGGAAGACGGTGTCGATCTCGATCGAATCCATCCGCAACCCGGGGGTCAGACCCATGTAGTCCAGACTGCGTTGTGCCGCAGCCTGATCTGCCGGGTCCGGGAAGGCCCCCGGGTCCGGTACCACCCCCGAGATCGGCACGGCCTGACCCGGATTGGTGCCCCAGGTCACGAACGGCGCCAAACCCGAGACGTCGACGGTGACGGTGCGGTCGAAGTCCGCGCCGGGTTCTGTGCGCAGCGTTTCCCAGTAGGCGACGGCGTCGTCCCACGCATCATCCGGCAGCGCGCGATGAGCTCGCAGATAGTCGACGGTGACGCTGTCGGGTGCGACGAGTCCGGCCCGGGCGCCGGCCTCGACGGTCATGTTGCACAGGGTCATCCGGCTTTCCATCGACAGTCGTTCGATCGGGTGGCCGCGGAACTCGATGATGTGCCCGTGCGCGCCGTTGGCTCCGATCTGGGCGATCAGCGCAAGCACCAGGTCCTTGGCGGTGACCGCAGCGGGCGGCGCACCGGTGAACTCGACCGCCATCGTGCGGGGCCGGGCCAATGGCAGCGTCTGTGTGGCCAGCACATGTTCGACATCGGAGGTGCCCACACCGAAGGCCAGCGCACCGAACGCGCCGTGTGTCGAGGTGTGGCTGTCCCCGCAGATCACCGACATGCCGGGGTGCACGAAACCCTGTTCCGGGGCGACTACATGGACGATCCCCTGCCGGGCGTCGCCGAGCCGGAACAGCTCGATGCTGTGCTCGGAACAGTTGCGCCGCAACGCTTCCACCTGTGCCTTGCCCATCGGGTCGGTCAACAGCAGTGAGCGGGTGGGGACGTTGTGATCCTCGACTGCCAGCGTGAGTTCCGGACGCCGGACGCGGCGCCCGGCCAGCCGCAATCCGTCGAAGGCCTGCGGTGAGCTGGCCTCGTGGATCAGATGCAGGTCGATGTAGAGCAGGTCGGTGTGCTCGTCGATCGGGGTGACGACGTGGCTACGCCAGATCTTCTCGATCAGGGTGGGTGCGGTGCTCATCGAACCCGCCCGCCGGTGGTCGCGGTCTGTCGGGCGATGAGGTCCCGGACCTCGGACAACTCGATGCAGTGCCCATCGGTGCGGTTGGCCACGTGTTCCTGGTAGAGGGTTTCGACGAGCTGTTCATCGATGGGAATTCCCATGTCGTCGAACACATACCGCAATACTGCTCGCCCTGAACTGCGGCCGACCAGCATCGAGCGGGTTCTGCCGAAATCCTTGGCTTGGATGTATTCGTAGGTGATCGGATCACGCAGTAGCCCGGCCTGATGGATACCCGCCTGAGTGGCGAACGCGTTCTTGCCGAAGATGGCCTTGTTTCGCGGCGCCGACAATCCGATGACACCGCTGAGCACCTCGAACGCGTGATAGAGACCGCTGGTTTCCGCGGACGTGGTGACGCCGAATTCCGCACCCTTGTAGGCGAGTACCGCGATCAGCTCTTCGAGTGGAGTATTACCCGATCGTTCCCCGATTCCGGCCAGTGTCGCCTGCACCTCGTCGGCGCCGGCCTCGATCCCGGCCAGCGCGTTGGCCAGGGCCAGACCGAGATCTTGATGGCAGTGTGTGCTGACGGTGATGGCGGGTCCGCACCAGGAGCGGATTCTGCCGATCAACGCACCATATGCGCGCGGTGTCAGGCAGCCCGTGGTGTCGCCGACCGCCACGATATCGGCACCGGCGGCAAGAGATTCCTCCACCAACGGCCGCAGCAGCGTGTCCGAACCACGAGAAGCGTCTTCGATGCCGAGGGTGAGGTGCTCGGCGCCGAGCGAGCGCGCGTAGCGGATCGTGTCCACGACCTCGCGGATCGCCTCGGCCTGGTTGATGCCGCGCTTGTATTTCAGGTGGATCTCGCTGCCGACAGCCAGGATCTGGAGATGGTGGCGCTCGGTGCCACCCGCCTCGACGGCCACGCGAACGTCTTCGCGGGTCGCGCGGCTCAGGGTCGCGATGCGGGCCGAGGTCAGTTCCCGCGCCAGCAGACGGGTGGCCTCGTACTCACTCGGCGACGACGCCGGGAAACCGGCTTCGATCACGTCGACACCCACCGCTTCGATCGCCAAGGCGACCTCGAGCTTCTGTTCCGGGGACATCGCGTTGCCAGGAGCCTGTTCGCCGTCGCGCAAGGTCGAGTCGAAGATCGATATCCGCCGCGGCGCGGAATCGGGGTGCGTATCCATGAGAACTCTCCTACTGAGTCCGAAATATCGGTGGTAGACGCAAACCGCCTGCCAGTCTTGCGAACTCGGCGGCTTACGCCACCGTCTTGCCGGTGACGTCACCGACCACGCGCCGGATCGAGGGCATCTCGCCGTATTCACGCAGTGGCATTTCCGCCACGCTTGCCGCGTATTGCGTACCCAGCGAATCGAATTGACTCATGGCGCCAGCTCCTCAGCTGTGCTCGATGCGGTTTCCGCCGCCGGAATCGGGGCGCCGCCACGCTCGCGCCGCTCGATGGCGCGCGCCGCGCGCAGGCCGGAAGCCAGTGCGCTACATGCGTGTTCGCAGGCAGGCTGCACCGAGTTGCCGACGTAGTAGATGTCCTGGCGCTCGTCATAGCCGTCGGGTTTGCGGAATCCCGGCGGCACGATCGCCGGTACCAGATCGCTGCACAATCCGTGTGACTCGCGGTAATCCCGGGGCGAGACGAAACGTTTGTAGCGCACCTGTGCGGTCAGCCCGGGCACGTGTTTCTCCAGCTGGGACAGGAGGTAGCTCTCGATCCGCTCGATGGTGTCCGGCGGCGGCTGCTCGAGGCGGTGCGGTAGTGCGATATACGCGGTGAGCGAACGATAGTCCCGCTGGTCGAGGAAGTCGGTCGGGAAGATGTTGAAGACGAACTCCTCGGGCAACTCGCCGGCCGCCAAACGATCGAGTGCCACCCGGGCTTTCGGCGGTACGTGGACAAGCCCGTGGACCTGCGCTGGAAACGGCGCAGTCCGGGGCACCGCGAGGTGCAGCGCGCCGACGGCGAAACTCGGTTTCGTCGATGGTGGATAGACGTCCAGACGATGCCTGCTGTGCACCACGTAGCGCGCGTGATATGTGGCGTTTGCGGTAGTAACCGACTTCGAAACACCTGCGGAATCGACGCTTTCGACCGAGGTATTCAGTTGCAGCAGTCCACCGAGATCTCGTAGCCGGGTGGCCATCCGATCGGCCATCAGCCCGGGCCCGCCGATGGGGACCACCATCTTGTCGTACCCGTAGCCGAGTTCCTTGGAGAAAAGATTCAGAAAAGCGGCCATCGGGTAGTCGCTGGGCGCGGCACCGAACGCGCCGCCGAGAGCGGCAAGAAGATCCGCAAAGCCGTGGTCGCCGAGTCCCGCCAACGCCTCCCCGAGATAGGTGCAGCGGCCGCTACGGACCGCCCGGACAAAGCGGAAGATGTCCGGTGCGTGCCGGGCGACATTGCCGATCGTGGACAGCGTCACCGGCACCCGGTACGTTGCTCCGGCAGTGAACAAAATGGACTTCGGGCGGCTGAATTCGATCTCTACGCCCAATTCTTGCATCGTTGCCACGATCGAGGAGCCGAAATCGTTACAGCCATGCGTGAATTCATAGCCGTCGAAGGTCGTCGTGCCGCAGAGTCCGCCGGGTTTGCGTCGCCGCTCCAGTGTCAGAACTCGAAAACCGTTCGAAGACAATGAGATAGCGGATGACAGGCCGGCCAATCCCGCACCGATGACAATAACGTCGAATGCACCTTCATCAGATGATGTCATGGCATCCTCCCGCGCCGCCGCAAGTTTGCCGTATGGTGGAACGCCTTTGTTTGCTCGGCTCATTCTGACATGTGCGAAAACCATTCGGAACCCCAGGATTTCGCTGCCGATGTGTTGCTGGCTTCGGGGTGTGAACCGGAAAGTTTCCTGCAATCTGCTGTGGGAGAGAGTATTTCGAACGACCAGTATCTGTGCGTGCATCAGCTGTGTTTCTTGTTGTCGCTTACGCTGGGCGGAAAGCGGCGCGGGGTACGGTTGTCCGGCAAAAGTGGGCCACCGCTCGGCGCGATAGCCCTGTGTCGGCGTGGCTCCCTGTTTCGGGTCGGTGTGAATCGGAGGAACTTCGGTTTTGCCAGGATGTTTCGCTGTGTGCAGCAGCGGGCAAAATTTGAGTGCGAATCTCATCCGGTTTGCCTGTGTGTGCACTCGGATTGACTGTGCGTGCTGTTCTCGTCAGGTAGCGGTTCGATAGGGGCTGTTGCCATAACAATGCACGAACGAGGAGTCCTGACGGCCGACGTCGGCATAGCCGTCACTCGAAGAATCTGCGGCATCGGCCCCGTGCGCGAACTGTGCCCTCTACCATCTGTTTCGGGAGATCGTTCCGCGCTGTCGAAGGAATCTCGCTGCGCGCACGGCAGATGGTGTCGAGAACACGGCCCATCGGCGAACCACGTCCGACATATCGGGAAGGTGGGACCGATGGCTCTTGTTCTCGACACCACACAGATCGAAGCATCGGATCGGGCCGAGTTCGTCAGTGCCGCGCTGCAGTCCGCGTCCGCGCCGGCGCACATCCATCTCACCGGACCCGAGCGTGCGGTGTCCGGCCGCATCGACGCCTGGCAGTTCGGTGACCTGACGTTGTCCCACATGACCGTGGCCGGCTTCCGCGCCGTGCGAACCGTCGAGCAGGTGCGCTGCTCGCCGGCCGATCAGCTACTGGTCACCGTGGTGCTCGGACGGATCGGGCGCATGGCACAGGACGGTGATCACTACGAGTTCCGCTCCGGCGAGCTCGCGGTATCCGACCTCAACCGGCCATACGACGCGGACTGGTGCGGCGGTGCGCTGGTGAACCTGCAGGTTCCGCTGGACCGGCTCGATCTGCCGTCCGACACCGTTCGTCGCGGTGCCGGCGAGGTGCGGCACAGCCCACTGCGTCGATTGGTGGCAGACCACCTCGCACACCTCGCGGCGGCGGGGGGTCTGCTCCAAACGGATCCTGCCGCAAGAAGACTCGGTGAGGTCGGGATCGAACTCGTGCACGCGCTCGTGACCTCCGCGGCGACCCGATGCGCTGACGGGGCGGCGCTGCCCGGCGCGATGCTGCTCGACCGGGTCCGCGACTTCGTACTGGATCATCTCGCCGATCCTGACCTGAACGCGGCTCGGATCGCGCACGCGCATCGCATCTCGGTCCGATACCTGTATCAGTTGTGTGCTCGCGCAGATTTTCGGCTGGAGCAATGGATCATCGTGCAGCGGCTCGAACGGGTTCGCGGCGAGCTGGCCCGGCCGGAAAACTGGGCGCTGCCGATCTCGGTGATCGCCCAGCGGAACGGATTTCGCAACGTCTCGCATTTCAACCGCAGATTCCGTGCCGCGTACGGGATGACGCCACGGGAATGGCGGCACGCCGCGCACTACGAATGGCGACCGATCATCGACCTCGAGCGGGTGCGAGAGCGTCAAGGCTCAGGGACGCCAGGATCGAGGCGGTAGCCGGGAGGGCAGTCACCTCGACTCGCTCCTGCCTGCCAGATCACGACGCCGATCTCCGGCCTCGGGTCGGGTGCCGCTGGTTGGCATCGAAAACAACGCGTTCGCAACGCTTTTAGTGCACCATTGATCGTGTGGTTCCTGGCCGCGGAGCTCGGCACCTATTCGCTGGCGCAGGAGACGGTCATGGCTGAGATCAATCTCGTTCTATCCGCCCAGGACCTGCCGGACACCGACACGGTCGGTGAGACGGACCCTTACCTGAAACTCTATGTCCAGCGCGCGGGATCGTGGGTGCTGGCCACCATGACCGAGATCCAGAAGAACAACCTGAATCCTCGGTATGCGCCCTGCGTCGTCGATGTCGGTGATGGTGAAGGGTCCGCCCTCCGGATCGAGGTGTGGGACCACGATCGGATGGGCAGCGACGAATTGGTCGGCAAAGCCGAACTCTCGGTGTCCGAGTTCCTGCGCGCCGGGGGAAATGTCACCCTGTCCTTGCCGGGGGGAGGCCGGATCACCGTCGTGAGGGAGTGACTCCGACGCTGCGTCTCGCAGGCTGGTGTGCTCCTCCTCGAGCTTGTGGCGCAGGTTGCGAGGGCTGATGTGCAGCCGGGCGGCGACCTCCGCCGAGGTGGGCCATTCGCGGCCGATGGCGCGGTGACTCGGCGGACCAGATCGGTGGCTTTGCCGGTCAATAGGACGGTGGTTGGTAGGGCAGGGTCGGTGCCAAGAGGGTGAGCAGGCCCAGGACGATGGGCAGGAGTGCCACGAGGTAGATGAACGTGTAGCCGACGATGTCGCGTGCCTTGAGGGACAGCACGCCGAGGAGCGGGAGCATCCAGAACGGATTGATCAGGTTCGGCAGCGCCTCCGCGGCGTTGTAGATCTGGACGGTCCAGCCGAGGTTGACGTGGGTGTCGTTTGCGGCCTGCATCACGTACGGCGCCTCGATGATCCATTTGCCGCCGCCGGAGGGAATGAGGAAGCCGAGCACCACGGAGTAGGCGCCGATGAGCAGCGGGAAGGTGGTGGTGTTGCCCGTGGCGGTGAACAGTGAGGCGAGGTGGTGGGAGATCGAGGTGCCGGAGCTGTCGGTGGCCTTGGTGAGCATGGCCGCAGTCCCGGCGTAGAAGGGGAATTGAATGAGCACACCGCCGGTGGCCGGTACAGCCTTGGTGACCGCGGCGAGAAATCGGCGGGGACGCCAGTGCAAGAGCATGCCGAGGCCGAGGAACAGCAGGTTGTAGGTGTTGAGACCGGAGATCGCGACGATGGGGTCCTTGGCGGCGAATTCCTGGATCGCCCACCCGCCGACCAGGACGACGACCACGATGGTGAGCAGCGGGCTGTATTCGAGCCATTCGCCGGGACGCGAGCGCGGCGTATCGTCTTCGACGGGGTCGCGGGGATCGATGCCGAGGTCAGTGGCGGTAATGGCGGTGTCGGCGCGGGGTGCGGTCAGAAACGCGATGGTGACACATACCGTGACGACGACCGCGGCCACGACGAGCGACTGCCAGGTGAAGATGGTGTCCCGGAAGGGGATGACGCCGGTGATGGGCAGCAGCGACTGCGGAATGCTGGCACGGTTGGCCTGTAGTTGAGCGGCCGACGAGCTGAGGCCGAGGGCCCAGCTCCCGCCGAGCCCGAGGTAGGCCGCTGCCGATGCGGCCCGATAGTCCATGCGCAGCTCGCGGCCATCGGCGAGGCGCCGGACCAGCAGCGCGCTGAAGATGAGACTGAAGCCCCAATTGAGCAACGCCGACAGCAGGCTGACCGCGGCGACGACGGCGATCGCCGCACGCGGATTGCGGGGCACTCGGGCGAGCCCGGTGATGGCCCGCTGGACAGGCCGGGCGGTGGCGACGACGTAGCCGCCGATGGCGACCATCGCCATCTGCATGGTGAACGGGATGAGGTCCCAGAAGCCGTTGCCGAAGACCGCGGCGACGTCGGCGGGGGAGGAGCCGATCGCCAGCGCGGCGGTGGCGACCACCGCGACGGTGAGCAGTGCGAAGACGAGGGTGTTGGGGAACCACTTTTCCGACCAGGCCGCGCTGCGGCTTGCGAATCGGGCGAGCAGGCCGGCCGGTGGGTCGGCGGTGAGCTGCGAATCGGGCACGGACATGCGAACTCCTGAGTGGTCAACCGGCGTGCCGGAGGATGTGGTGGTGGACCAGCGTCGCGGCGGTCAGATCGGCCAGTGCGGTGCCGACTGCTTTGAACACGGTGATCTCGTGGTCGTTTCGGCGACCGAGAGCTTCATTTCGACAGAGCTGGGGCAGCGTGGCGATCACGTCGTCGCGGGTGATGACGCCGGCGGCGAGCGGCTGGGTGAGGTCGCCCGATTCCTCGAGCGCGTTGTCGCTGTCGACGTAGAGGACACCGCGGGTCAGGCAGGCGTCGTCGGCTTCGCGCATGTCCGGGCGGAAGCTGCCGACCAGGTCGAGATGTGTTCCGGGACGCAGTAATTCGCCGCGGACGAGCGGGCTGGTGGCGAGCGTCGCGCAGGAGATCACGTCGGCGTCGGGGATCGCGGTGTCGAGGTCGTCGGCGACGTGTGCGTCCGTTCCGGCGTCCCGCAGCTGTGCGACCAGGGCTTCTGCGGCTTCGCGGTATTGATCGTGGACGAGCACGGTGCTGATGTCGAGGACCGCGGCATGTGCCGCGGCGATGAGCGAGCCGACGTGCCCGGCTCCGACGACGAGATGGACTCGGCTGTCGGGCCGCGCGAGATAGGACGAAGCCAGCGCCGCCGTGGCGACGGTGCGCCGCCGAGTGAGTTCGTTCCCATCGATGACCGCCAGGTGTTCGCCGGTGTCCGCACGGGCCAGGACGTAGGCGGAGGACAGGGCCGGGCGACCGTGCACGTTGTTCTCGGGAAAGACGGTCACGAGTTTGACGCCCAGCAGCCCGTCGGCCTCCCAGGAGGGCATCAGGAGCAACGTCGAGCCGGTGGTCTCGTCGATCTGATGATGGTGGCGCGGTGGGGTCGTAGCGCCGCGGGCGAAACCCGTTCGCAGGGCTGGGATCAATGTGTCGAACGGCAATGCGTCGACGGTCTCGTGGGCGGAGACGATGAGCATGGTCGGACCTTTCGGAATCAGGCGTCGAGCACGACGTCGGACGTCGGCATTGACTGGCAGGTGAGGCAGTGATCGTCTGGCAGCTCGCCGCCGACGGCGACGAGGTGTGCCACCGTGCCGTCGAGCACCCGGACCGCGCAGCTCTCGCATTGGCCGACGCGGCACCCGCTGGGCACGGACAGACCCGCCTGCTCGGCGAGTTGCAACAGGGTGCCGTCCGATTTGCGCCACGCGACGTCACGGCCGGAGCGGGCGAACCGAACGGTCGCGGTCGCATCGTCGGAGATGCGCACCGGCACGGGTGCCGCGTGGAACTTCTCGGCGAAAATGTCGAATCGGGGAACGCCGCGGGCTACCAGACCGGCGGTGAGTTCGTCGAGCATGTCCTCGGGGCCGCACAGGTAGAAACGCGCGCGCCGGTCGATCAGGGTGGAGTCGATGTCGGACGCCGACATCCGCCCTCGCACGTGGTAGCGGTCGCCCGCGTCCGGCCGGCTGTAGTGGTCGATCACGCGCAGGGACGGCAGGTGCGCGGCGAGGGTGGCGATCCGGTCTCGGAAGGGGTGGCGCGCACCGTCCCGGTTGCCGTAGTGGAGCACGACCTCCGGGGCGGCGGACGGGGCGAGAACGAGTGTTTCGAGGTAGCTGAGGAACGGGGTGATCCCGATGCCCGCGGCAAGGAGCACGATCGGGCGGGAGTGGACGCTGGGCACGGCGAAGCCACCGGCAGGAGGTGTGACGAGCAGGCGGGTGCCGGGCCGGAGCCGGTCGTGCACGGTAGTGGAGAAACGGCCACCGGACACGCGACGCACCGCGATCGTGTATCTCTCCTGAGCACCCGGTCCGGCGGGTCCGGTCAGCGAGTAGCTGCGGGTCAGGTCGGGTTGATCGGGCCATGCGACCGTGATGTGCTGTCCGGCGCGGAACGCGGGTAACGGTGCCCGGTCTACCGGCCGCAACTGCACCGCAAGGATTTCCTCGGTTTCGAGTTCACAGTGCTCGATCAGGAACTCTCGTTGCGCATGCCACTGTTTCGGGTGCTCGAGCTGAACCTCACATGGCACCGCGCGCAGCCCGACAGAGCCACTGATCGGATCACGGTTTCCGTCACCGACCAGGAGGTTGTAATTGGTGCCGTTTCCGGCGAGCGGATCCGCACCGGGCAGGGCGAGGTCCGACGCGGACTGCCACCAGCCGTATTCGGCGACGACGACGTCGCGGTGGAGGTCCGGGTCGATCCGTGCGCGCATGCGGACGGTGGCACGCGATGTGCTGATCCGCACCCAGTCGTCGTCGCGGATCCCACGAGCGTCGGCGAGTTCGGCGCTCAGCTCGACGATCGGATCCGGGAAACGTTTACGCAGCGAGGAGATTCCGTGGTGCTGGCTGTGACAGAAATAGCCGTTCTTCGCGCAGGTGAGCACCAGCGGATAGGACGCGTCCGGTGCCGGCGACTCCGCCACCGGTACGGCGGATTGCCCGTGCTGGGCGAGTTGCTCGGAGTAGAGCTCGATCCGGCCGGTCGGGGTCGCGAACCCGGTGACCGTTTCGTTGTCGGACTCTTCGGCGTATTTGCGGTAGCGGCCCTCTAACGGCAGATCTATCCCGCCGGGGCGTTCGCGCAGTTCGGCCGCGGTGACCGCGAGCGGAGCGAGCTGGTGGTTCCAGCCGTCCTCGATGCGTCCGTGGAAGAAGTCCGCGCCGTGCCCCAGCCGGACGGCCAGGTCGAACACGATCTCGGTGTCCGAACGCGCCTCGCCCACGGGTTCGACCATTTGCGGCCGCAACTGCACTCGCTGCTGCGCGGCGACGCTGATCTCGAATCCGGCTCTGACCGCTTCGCGCTCCCACGGCGTGCTGACCGGCAGTAACAGGTCGGCGAAGCGAGAGGTGGGGTTCTCGAACAGGTCGAGGTGAACTGTGAAGTCCAGGC
This genomic stretch from Nocardia brasiliensis ATCC 700358 harbors:
- the leuC gene encoding 3-isopropylmalate dehydratase large subunit, with protein sequence MSTAPTLIEKIWRSHVVTPIDEHTDLLYIDLHLIHEASSPQAFDGLRLAGRRVRRPELTLAVEDHNVPTRSLLLTDPMGKAQVEALRRNCSEHSIELFRLGDARQGIVHVVAPEQGFVHPGMSVICGDSHTSTHGAFGALAFGVGTSDVEHVLATQTLPLARPRTMAVEFTGAPPAAVTAKDLVLALIAQIGANGAHGHIIEFRGHPIERLSMESRMTLCNMTVEAGARAGLVAPDSVTVDYLRAHRALPDDAWDDAVAYWETLRTEPGADFDRTVTVDVSGLAPFVTWGTNPGQAVPISGVVPDPGAFPDPADQAAAQRSLDYMGLTPGLRMDSIEIDTVFLGSCTNSRIEDLRSAAAILHGRSVARTVRMLVVPGSLAVRRQAEDEGLDTIFERAGAQWRLSGCSMCLGMNEDRLTGPHRCASTSNRNYEGRQGAQARTHLVSPAVAAATAVTGRLTHPDTLGEL
- a CDS encoding ornithine cyclodeaminase family protein, which translates into the protein MLIVSAHETVDALPFDTLIPALRTGFARGATTPPRHHHQIDETTGSTLLLMPSWEADGLLGVKLVTVFPENNVHGRPALSSAYVLARADTGEHLAVIDGNELTRRRTVATAALASSYLARPDSRVHLVVGAGHVGSLIAAAHAAVLDISTVLVHDQYREAAEALVAQLRDAGTDAHVADDLDTAIPDADVISCATLATSPLVRGELLRPGTHLDLVGSFRPDMREADDACLTRGVLYVDSDNALEESGDLTQPLAAGVITRDDVIATLPQLCRNEALGRRNDHEITVFKAVGTALADLTAATLVHHHILRHAG
- a CDS encoding AraC family transcriptional regulator → MALVLDTTQIEASDRAEFVSAALQSASAPAHIHLTGPERAVSGRIDAWQFGDLTLSHMTVAGFRAVRTVEQVRCSPADQLLVTVVLGRIGRMAQDGDHYEFRSGELAVSDLNRPYDADWCGGALVNLQVPLDRLDLPSDTVRRGAGEVRHSPLRRLVADHLAHLAAAGGLLQTDPAARRLGEVGIELVHALVTSAATRCADGAALPGAMLLDRVRDFVLDHLADPDLNAARIAHAHRISVRYLYQLCARADFRLEQWIIVQRLERVRGELARPENWALPISVIAQRNGFRNVSHFNRRFRAAYGMTPREWRHAAHYEWRPIIDLERVRERQGSGTPGSRR
- the leuD gene encoding 3-isopropylmalate dehydratase small subunit, which translates into the protein MNPLTEHLGRAVVLRRSDVDTDQIIPAEYCKRLTKSGYADALFADWRTDPDFVLERRDSAGASILVAGHNFGTGSSREHAVWALRDWGFTVVVASSFGDIFRRNAFKNGLLAVELPAAAVTALAEAIEQDPGRQISVSLQSCEIRTDTLRHTFVVDARARELLLNGWDEIAVTLERTDAIDAYERTRAYWLPQLSPSPPDLLSEARP
- a CDS encoding phytoene desaturase family protein — translated: MRFALKFCPLLHTAKHPGKTEVPPIHTDPKQGATPTQGYRAERWPTFAGQPYPAPLSAQRKRQQETQLMHAQILVVRNTLSHSRLQETFRFTPRSQQHIGSEILGFRMVFAHVRMSRANKGVPPYGKLAAAREDAMTSSDEGAFDVIVIGAGLAGLSSAISLSSNGFRVLTLERRRKPGGLCGTTTFDGYEFTHGCNDFGSSIVATMQELGVEIEFSRPKSILFTAGATYRVPVTLSTIGNVARHAPDIFRFVRAVRSGRCTYLGEALAGLGDHGFADLLAALGGAFGAAPSDYPMAAFLNLFSKELGYGYDKMVVPIGGPGLMADRMATRLRDLGGLLQLNTSVESVDSAGVSKSVTTANATYHARYVVHSRHRLDVYPPSTKPSFAVGALHLAVPRTAPFPAQVHGLVHVPPKARVALDRLAAGELPEEFVFNIFPTDFLDQRDYRSLTAYIALPHRLEQPPPDTIERIESYLLSQLEKHVPGLTAQVRYKRFVSPRDYRESHGLCSDLVPAIVPPGFRKPDGYDERQDIYYVGNSVQPACEHACSALASGLRAARAIERRERGGAPIPAAETASSTAEELAP
- a CDS encoding LeuA family protein, coding for MDTHPDSAPRRISIFDSTLRDGEQAPGNAMSPEQKLEVALAIEAVGVDVIEAGFPASSPSEYEATRLLARELTSARIATLSRATREDVRVAVEAGGTERHHLQILAVGSEIHLKYKRGINQAEAIREVVDTIRYARSLGAEHLTLGIEDASRGSDTLLRPLVEESLAAGADIVAVGDTTGCLTPRAYGALIGRIRSWCGPAITVSTHCHQDLGLALANALAGIEAGADEVQATLAGIGERSGNTPLEELIAVLAYKGAEFGVTTSAETSGLYHAFEVLSGVIGLSAPRNKAIFGKNAFATQAGIHQAGLLRDPITYEYIQAKDFGRTRSMLVGRSSGRAVLRYVFDDMGIPIDEQLVETLYQEHVANRTDGHCIELSEVRDLIARQTATTGGRVR
- a CDS encoding C2 domain-containing protein; translated protein: MWFLAAELGTYSLAQETVMAEINLVLSAQDLPDTDTVGETDPYLKLYVQRAGSWVLATMTEIQKNNLNPRYAPCVVDVGDGEGSALRIEVWDHDRMGSDELVGKAELSVSEFLRAGGNVTLSLPGGGRITVVRE
- a CDS encoding short-chain fatty acid transporter — its product is MSVPDSQLTADPPAGLLARFASRSAAWSEKWFPNTLVFALLTVAVVATAALAIGSSPADVAAVFGNGFWDLIPFTMQMAMVAIGGYVVATARPVQRAITGLARVPRNPRAAIAVVAAVSLLSALLNWGFSLIFSALLVRRLADGRELRMDYRAASAAAYLGLGGSWALGLSSSAAQLQANRASIPQSLLPITGVIPFRDTIFTWQSLVVAAVVVTVCVTIAFLTAPRADTAITATDLGIDPRDPVEDDTPRSRPGEWLEYSPLLTIVVVVLVGGWAIQEFAAKDPIVAISGLNTYNLLFLGLGMLLHWRPRRFLAAVTKAVPATGGVLIQFPFYAGTAAMLTKATDSSGTSISHHLASLFTATGNTTTFPLLIGAYSVVLGFLIPSGGGKWIIEAPYVMQAANDTHVNLGWTVQIYNAAEALPNLINPFWMLPLLGVLSLKARDIVGYTFIYLVALLPIVLGLLTLLAPTLPYQPPSY